A portion of the Clostridiales bacterium genome contains these proteins:
- the glmS gene encoding glutamine--fructose-6-phosphate transaminase (isomerizing), with amino-acid sequence MCGIVGYIGNKQATPILMEGLQKLEYRGYDSAGVSVFDGNKIILEKCRGRLCNLQKMIEKQPIKGCVGIGHTRWATHGEPSDINSHPHMNEDGTISVVHNGIIENYLHLREWLTGEGYTFVTETDTEVIPYLIDYFYKGDIVDAVLKAIHRIEGSYALGVLCSYEPDKLVAVRKDSPLIVGVGEGENFIASDIPAILNHTRKVYLLDDKEVAVLTKDSVNIITAEGKHVDKKIYNVTWDAQAAEKGGYEHFMIKEIHEQPKAVKNTMTSRIMANSDEIKLDDIKLTKEDLDKISRIFIVACGTAYHAGVVGKYVIEKLARISVEVDIASEFRYRNPIIDEQTLMIVISQSGETADTLAALREAKAKGARVIAVTNVVGSTVAREADDIFYTWAGPEIAVASTKAYVTQLISMYIIAMYIARLDGKMTVEEYRTIRDEMLLLPEKLEEVLKRKEDIQRFASKHYMYRDIYFLGRGLDYAVALEGSLKLKEISYIHSEAYAAGELKHGPIALIENNTPVIALATQEDIFEKMLSNIREVTTRGGKVFAIAFDDKKEIAEAVDQVVYIPKTLQILAPVLTVVPLQLLAYYMAAEKGCDIDKPRNLAKSVTVE; translated from the coding sequence ATGTGTGGCATAGTTGGATATATAGGAAATAAACAGGCAACCCCCATATTGATGGAGGGGCTGCAGAAGCTTGAATACAGAGGTTATGATTCGGCAGGAGTTTCTGTCTTTGATGGAAATAAAATCATACTGGAAAAATGCAGGGGAAGGCTTTGCAACCTGCAGAAAATGATTGAAAAGCAGCCTATAAAAGGGTGCGTGGGAATAGGACACACAAGATGGGCGACACACGGAGAGCCCTCCGATATAAACTCTCATCCTCATATGAATGAGGATGGAACGATCAGCGTTGTCCATAACGGCATAATCGAAAATTACCTCCATTTAAGAGAATGGCTGACGGGAGAAGGGTATACTTTTGTTACCGAAACCGATACGGAAGTTATACCGTACCTGATAGACTATTTCTATAAGGGAGACATAGTAGATGCCGTATTAAAGGCTATTCACAGGATAGAAGGTTCGTATGCGCTTGGAGTTTTATGCAGCTATGAGCCGGATAAACTGGTTGCGGTCAGAAAAGACAGCCCTCTTATCGTAGGCGTCGGAGAAGGAGAGAATTTTATTGCCTCCGATATCCCTGCCATATTAAACCATACCAGAAAGGTTTATCTTTTAGATGACAAGGAAGTAGCGGTCTTAACAAAGGATTCTGTCAATATAATTACTGCTGAAGGAAAACATGTGGATAAGAAAATTTATAACGTGACATGGGATGCCCAGGCAGCTGAAAAAGGCGGATATGAGCACTTCATGATAAAGGAAATCCACGAGCAGCCGAAGGCGGTAAAAAATACTATGACATCCAGAATAATGGCAAATTCAGATGAAATAAAACTCGACGATATAAAGCTTACAAAAGAAGACCTCGATAAAATAAGCAGGATATTCATCGTCGCATGCGGTACGGCTTACCATGCAGGAGTCGTTGGAAAGTATGTCATAGAGAAGCTTGCAAGGATATCCGTTGAGGTGGATATCGCCTCGGAATTCAGATACAGAAATCCGATCATAGATGAGCAGACTTTGATGATAGTGATAAGCCAATCCGGTGAAACCGCAGATACTCTTGCAGCATTGAGAGAAGCAAAGGCAAAGGGCGCAAGGGTTATCGCCGTGACCAATGTCGTGGGAAGTACGGTTGCAAGAGAGGCGGACGATATATTCTATACATGGGCAGGCCCGGAAATCGCAGTTGCTTCAACAAAGGCATATGTAACCCAGCTAATTTCCATGTATATAATCGCTATGTACATTGCAAGGCTTGATGGCAAAATGACTGTTGAGGAATACAGGACCATCAGGGATGAGATGCTTCTTCTCCCTGAAAAGTTGGAGGAAGTTTTAAAGCGCAAAGAGGATATACAGAGGTTTGCATCAAAACACTACATGTACAGGGATATATATTTCTTAGGAAGGGGACTCGATTATGCTGTTGCTCTTGAAGGATCCCTTAAACTGAAGGAAATATCATATATACATTCGGAAGCATATGCGGCGGGGGAGTTAAAACACGGACCCATCGCCCTCATTGAAAACAACACTCCTGTAATTGCTCTGGCGACGCAGGAAGATATCTTTGAAAAAATGCTGAGCAATATAAGAGAGGTTACAACAAGAGGAGGCAAGGTATTTGCCATAGCATTCGATGATAAAAAAGAGATAGCAGAGGCAGTCGATCAGGTAGTTTATATACCGAAGACGCTCCAGATTTTGGCTCCGGTGCTAACAGTCGTACCTCTTCAGCTCCTTGCGTATTACATGGCGGCTGAAAAGGGCTGTGACATCGACAAACCGCGTAACCTTGCAAAAAGTGTAACGGTTGAGTAA